From Gossypium raimondii isolate GPD5lz chromosome 11, ASM2569854v1, whole genome shotgun sequence:
aaagaccattTTCCATATTTTCAGGTGTCTGAGATTCTAAAAACAGAGCGATAAGTAAATGCATGttttattaacaatttattagatttaatatttatttttagctttaaaaTCCCATTTAAAACAACCAGCTGGTTTCAACAGGATGAACCAATTACACATTGGAACCAGAGGTAACATTGGTTTAACTCCACCTTTGGATAGTTTCACTACATCATTTTCATTGCCGTTTAAACTTCATATTTAACAAAACTTGatccaattcaaaaaaataatttaaattttgagttaatcaaatcgtattattcaagtttattcaaataaataattcgAATTTCAAGtcgaattaaattttacaaatcgAATAActccaataatttaaataataaattaatataaataccCTGTGATCcttgtcaattttaaaataaacaaattaatctctcaataaaaattgcaaaataatttttaaattcaagatgtttaaaaagataaaagaatatataaaaacctaaaatttttaaaagtttctaaaataacaattttaaaacctaaataagtttattaattattcatgtttattatactaaaatatcttcttcttttttgcctTGAAAATTGAgtatatatgatttcaaatttaagtaCTTTAACATGAGATTAGTTATAcaataataagattttaatttgacatgtttaattttttaatttaactcaaataatttcaCTCTATTcgattcaaatttcatttcacttcACTCGATTCAATTAGAATCTGGAACTTTTTTCACACGCTCACCCCTACCTCCCCTACCTCAAATAGCTTGGAGATGCAAAACAACTATTTTATAAAGAATCCAtataaaggaaaacaaaaatgttCCATGCCTTAAACAATAActgaaaatttcatgaaaaaccAACCAAACAAGACATAACATGTAAGTTAAGATTCTTttaagaaacaaaacagaaCTTCATATTGCTACCCTATGCAGCCAGGCAGGCTTTGGAAGGCGCAACTTACTAATGACTCGTATATCGGGAACTATACGTCCAACCTCTCTGCATCTTCAAGTACAAGGGTCTTTGCCGGCTTTCCCAACAGATCGGTATACTCTTGGAAAGGAGACCTTGTGAAACGAGTCTCTTTCCAGAAATCGGGAGTCAAGAAACCATAAGTTTTCAGAAGACACTCAAAGGTGGCCTGCAATTCCATTTGCAACGGCAACAAAATCAGATAAATGAAGAAGCTTCTCCACATAAATCATGCAGTAAATATATAACTATCAAACTATGTTAAAAGGACTAGGGCCATTAGATGTGTTCAATACAGGTACATCCCCAACAGCAACAGATAATCACCGATACGAGTGCGTATTTTTCATAtgggtattttcaattttttatgcaTTCTTCATACTTGAAATATCACATCCCTATATACATGTTTGAATATGTATCAAACAAATCAATAACTTAGATCACTCATGTAATCTAAAACAAATCAAGCATACAGTAATAACGGTTAAAGTACTTGGGAGGTCCCTATATTATAGGGATGGGACAAAATTAGTCCCcctattattaaatggatcaatttagtccctatattgtTAAAAAGAATAAACTAACTCCAAATTGTAACTAAGTTAACATCTACAGTATAAAAATGTCttgaaaactttttcttttcaattgcaATTCAATTCCATACAAGAGATTTTATTCACAGAACCATAGaaactttgaaaatattaaCTCTGATAAACAGTACATGTTAACTCTATTCCAATTTgaccttatttgattctttttaatagtagagggactaatttggtCAGGTCCCTACAATAGAGAGACCTCTCAGGTAGATTCGCCCTATAATAACTCAATCAAAGAAACTAAACCAACAACCTCAAAGTTCAGGAACAGGATCTAAAACATTTAACAACCCATTTCCAAATGCATctaaataaatccataaacaatataaaataacaacaaaGCTGAACTAATTTGAAGATTCTATATAGGAAAATTCAATACCTTGACAAAGTTACCAAGAGTCTTAGTGGATCCCCTGGAAGAAGTGAAAACATCTTCGATCCCTGCAAACTGAAGAACTTTCTTGGGGACCCTAGCAGCCACAATCCCCGCACCTCTCGGAGCAGGCACCATCCTAACAGTAACGGATCCACATTTCCCGGTAACCTTACACGGCACCGTATGGGGTTTCCCGATCTTATTCCCCCAGTAACCTCTCCTCACCGGGATAACCGACAACTTCGCCAATATTATCGCCCCTCTTATAGCCGTCGCAACTTCTTTGCTGCACTTGACACCCAATCCGACGTGTCCGTTTCCGTCTCCGACGACGACGAAGGCCTTGAAACGCGTGCGCTGGCCTGCACGTGTTTGTTTCTGGACGGGAGTGATCTTCATGACTTCGTCTTTCAAGGAAGGGCCGACGAGCTGGTCGATGATTTGGTACTCTTTGATAGGGAGAGAGTGAAGGTAAATTTGTTCGAGGGACGTGATTTTCCCGGATTTGACTAAACGGCCGAGTTTCGTGACGGGTACCCATTTCTCCTCTTCGTCCTTGCGGCCACGGCGCCTGCCTCTTGGACCACGGTCACCCCTTCCTCCACCGAAGCCGCGCCTAAAAGCGCCACGCTCTCCGCCGCCTCTTTCTGCcattttttgctcttttttttttgtaggcTTTGAGGGATCAGATAGTGGGAGAGATGAAATGGGGCGgctaagtttagggttttaaatggGGTGAgtgttaaaaaggaaaattagggTTTGGGGACATGGGCTATGGTATATGGACTTTACTTGCCCGAAAATGtaagctttttcttttcctaaaaaaatacaaaaaaaaaagtttgatttaatcgtatttatatttctatggaaaataaataattaatttagaattcaaaattttagtaataaaagtATTTCTGactcattttataatttaaagattATCATTAATGGATTTTCCATGTTAAATCATgtatttatatcaatatttgtatttacttttcaaaaaatcaatatttgtatttttattaattttattattaaaattttaattaaattgagtggAGTTTGTTGGAATCAAAcctataatttttcaaattcaatttaattgtataattaaattttaggtgagtctaatttttatataattcttaaaTTATCATATCCATTTTCATAAATGTTATTAGAATGGatggttaaataaaaaatcaatcgaTTTTCTAATTTGAAGGAGCCAAAGGGTATTAAACCACTTTTTAAGCGAATTATCCACAATTACTTTTCAGAAACTTGATTTTTTGagtgattaataaaattttgaccaaataaactatttttagctcaattgttaaataaataaaaaaccaatGAACTAAcatgaatcaaaataattaaaattattgggTATTTGGAagatcttaaattttaatttattatatttaacccaaatacgaatcaaaataataaaaaaattgattaaattctTTCAACATAATGAATAGGAAAGTTTTGTTTACAAGAAGAATTACAACAATAAGAATACAATTTCTtgtgtattttaattatttgtatatatttatgagTTATTATTTGACATCCTACGACAATTATCATGAGATGCCATAGTTGAAATCTGCTCGGTTGCTTGTGATTCTAATTAACATACCCAACACCTCTTTCATGTTCGGTCTATCTTGTGGAGCTTCGGCCGTGCATCGGACCCCGATCCGAAGCAGCTCAAACATCTCCTCGGCACCAACCGACAGTCCTGATCCCAAAAGCATAACCGGTATCACAGCTCGACTTGATACATTTCGTCCCTTTCCCATAATACGTTTGCCCCATTCCACCAGGCATTCTTCACCTCCGTCCACAGCTCGTCGACCGGTTGCAAGTTCCATTGCTAATACTCCATAGCTGTACACATCACCTTTTGTCGTAGCTTGCCATGTCTGCCCGTATTCCGGTGCTACATAACCGACAGTTCCCGCCACCATTGTGCTGACATGGCTATCGCCAATATCGACAATTCTCGCAAGACCGAAATCCGTGACTCTAGCCCTACCATCTTTATCTAACAGGACATTGCTAGCCTTAACATCTCGGTGAACAATGGCGGGGTAGCATTCATGATGTAAGAACACTAATGCTCGTGCAATATCAACCGCGATATCGATCCGTTTCCACCATGTTAATCGGATTCGGTCCGATATAATATCTTCCAAACTCCCACCTCCCATGTATTCATACACCAATATTTTCTCTAATCCATGAAGGCACCAACCATAGAGCGTTACAAGGTTAGGATGTGGCCAACCAAAGCCATTGCCACTGAGAACTTCCATTTCAGCCCTGAACTCCTTTTCACCTTCAATTCCTTCTCTTTGTAGCTTTTTTACTGCTACTTCTCTTCCATCCGGCAATACACCTCGGTACACTGTCCCGAACCCTCCTTTTCCGAGAATCCTATCGTCCGAAAAGTTACTTGTGGCCCTCAAAATATCAGCATGTGTAAAAGCTGTTTTGTCCAAACGGATGACCTTGATAGTATCCGATGATCCACTAGAGCTAGATGCTAGATCAGGTCGATACTTCGTATCTTGTAAGAGATATCTCTGGGGTTCGGATCGGGAATTCACCTGTCTGCAAACCAAAACCGATAGAACCACAAAAGCGAGAGCAGTTAGTGTGAGAGCTACTGCCACTATAAGCACAGCAAATCTGGCTGATCTTTTTCGTGTACCATTATGGTTGGGTAAATGATCTGTTTTATTATCCATGAAATCTGGAACATCCAGTAGCGGATTTCCAAGGTACGAGTCTTTCTCGAACGTTCCGAATTGTGCGGTTGTTGGAACAACCCCAGAAATGTACCGATTGTACGAAATGTTGAACTTGGTGAGATCGGTCAGGTTGCTGAAACTTGTTGGAAATATGCCAGAAAAGTTATTGTATGACAAATCTAGATTCTGCAAGCATTTGATATTGCCAATCTCTGCTGGAATTAGTCCCGAAAACTGGTTTCGGGTTATATTCAGGACAACAAGTGGCAACTGACCAATCTGTGCAGGCAGTTCACCACTGAAGTCATTGAAACCCAAGTGCAGCATACTGAAATTCTGCATTGTACCGATATCCGAAGGGATCGAACCCGAAAACTGGTTACCGCTAAGTTGAAGATATCCCGAGATTTGAAGTGTCCTAACCGTTGAACCTGCAGTGCAAACTGGGAAAAGACCGTAGCCTTTAAGCAACCTGTCCCATATGCTCCTACAACTCTTCCTAGTGAGAATTGTATACACAAAACTGAAAGGTGGATAGTCTGCTGGTATCCACCTCATCATTGCCGAGCACTCTCCCGAACCAGCAATGATCGTGTCGTTGCGCAACCGATTCAACTCAAATGTTCGGGTAGCGCTTCTTCCAATCTTAGCCAACTCAGGAGGGATTCTTCCAGATAGTTGATTGTTAGCAAGATTTAGCCATAACAAGCTAGTGCAGTTCCCAATCTCTGAAGGAATTTCGCCACTAAGAGAGTTGTTTGCAAGCATCAACCATAACAGAGAGTTCAGTTTCCCGAGCTCGGGTGGGATCGATCCCGAAAGCCGGTTGAAGGACAGGTCTAGAGTTTGTAACTGTGAGAAGTTTCCATATTCAGGTGGTATACTACCTGTAAACTGATTGTTGGACAGCATCAAGAAATTCAAGCTTGGCATTTGACAAATTTCAACAGGCAATGAACCAGAGAATCGATTATTACTCAGGTCTAATCGAGAAATGTTCTGTAGCTTGAGAATACCGGACGTATCGATCCCTCCTGTGTATGCATTTCCATGTAACAACAGAAACTTCACCTGTTTGAATCTCCCAAAAATCTTTTGAATCTCCCCACCAAAACTGTGTTTGCTCACATCCAAGAACTCCAAATTCGTTAAGTTCAGTAAAGATTCTGGTATCGAACTCGAAAACCTGTTGTCCCCTAAGAACAAGGCTTCAATACTGGAAATCGATCCCAATTCTGATGGAATTGGCCCTGTAAAGTTGTTTCCCCCTACATTCAAGATAACCAAATCCCTGCAGTTTGATATCTCGCCTGGAAGTTCACCATGAAACTTGTTTTCAGACAGGTCTAAATCGTGTAAACTACAATTGTCTGCAAACATCGAACCCGAAACCACCCCGGAAATAGAGTTCTCCGACACTGAAAATCCAACAAGCCTCGAAAATCCACTCCATAAACTACCAGAAAAATTGTTGGAACTCAAATCAAGATGCATCAAGTTCCAGCATTCATCAAAGCAGCTATCGATTTCACCAGTGAAATTGTTAGTTGAAAGGTTTGCAACAATCAGATTCTGGCAAATCCCTGGGAAACTAACTTTGATATCGCCATTAAACCTGTTCGTAGACAAATCAAGCTTTTCTAAACGATTCAACCCTTTAAACACTAGGTTTCCTCCAAGGATATTATGTGACAAGTTGAGGTACACAAGGCTTTTGCATCGGTTCAAATCGTCCGGTAAGGCTCCGCCGATGGTGTTGCTCGAGAGATCGAGGTGTTGAAGATTTGTTAAAGCTGAGAAATTATGGAAAATTTCCCCAGAAATGTTGTTTTCAGACAAGTTTATACCAATGACTCTTTGTTGTCCAACAACAGACGATGAAGAACAAGAGATTCCTTGCCATTGACATGGTGAAATGGATTTATCAACATTCCATTCTGAATATATTCCTCGGTTTACTCGATTGTGTTCTTCAAGGAATGCTTTCAAATTCAACAGAGCTTCCTTGTCTGTTTCTAGTGAATCTCCATTGACAACATTAGCTGTAAATTAAAACCAGACACAGAAATCAATGTCTCAAACATGTTGTAGACATAAAATTTCAGTTTAAGTCAACAGAACAGAATCATCCTTGGAAAACACgaaatcatttcaatgcatgcATGAGAAAATTCAGTATCAAAAAGCAAGTTTCAAACAACTGAACTGAACAAAGAATCCCCAATGGAGAATCCTAAACTGATAAAACGAAGATTAAAATTACATACCTGAAATCATAAGGGAGAATATGAACAAAGTGAAACAACGCCATGAAATAGCTTGGTCTCCTGATATGATGAACTTCttcttcatgtttttttttcccaGCTATTTTTGTTTTCGAATAATGAGTTACTTAATCAATTAAGCACCCATCAGATGAGAACAtttgaagaaaaagatgaatgaaatttagagttaaattaaaccccaaaaaaattaaattaaaatgtaagagAAAAAGTTGTGAACGTTTtctgaaaaaaaagaaaagaaaagaagaaagtcAGTTTAAGAACACAACGCCTACACATAAAGACCAGAGACCAATACTTGGTAGACAAGTTTGCCAACAATATCTTCttcaaataattcttttaaaaaacattaaaaactatattaatttcaaacattGTGTAAATTGGTCTTACTCTTAATATAAAACAGTTATGTTTTGGGGGTAAAgttatgatcctgctaattcatcattcatttgtAAGACTAAACCATTTGGGAACttaattgataatataatatcattatttCTATTTCAACAGTCTCATCACGTGTTGATGAAGATAAACAAAAGCAATATAGTATCAacttcataaaaattatattttcaaaaataggttttatataaacataaaacaagtaTGAAGGTAAGCTCACTCGTCCTGCATGCATAATGCTTTGGGTAAGGCATTTTCGTAATTTAAATAATCtcgattaaattgaaattaacatttaataattaatttatctaaattattaatttttatgcaaCCAAACCCAATTTTAATTCCACTAAGATAcaaatgtatcaaataattcgaaaaaatcaaaaagttAACCGAAAAAACTAGGGAGTTGAAGCAGAGAGGTGGGGATGGCCGCCTATGTTGACTGGGGGTTCAAGTATAAGATGAAGGCATATATAATGGCAACCTTGAGTAcgat
This genomic window contains:
- the LOC105802067 gene encoding 40S ribosomal protein S2-2, yielding MAERGGGERGAFRRGFGGGRGDRGPRGRRRGRKDEEEKWVPVTKLGRLVKSGKITSLEQIYLHSLPIKEYQIIDQLVGPSLKDEVMKITPVQKQTRAGQRTRFKAFVVVGDGNGHVGLGVKCSKEVATAIRGAIILAKLSVIPVRRGYWGNKIGKPHTVPCKVTGKCGSVTVRMVPAPRGAGIVAARVPKKVLQFAGIEDVFTSSRGSTKTLGNFVKATFECLLKTYGFLTPDFWKETRFTRSPFQEYTDLLGKPAKTLVLEDAERLDV
- the LOC105802066 gene encoding probable LRR receptor-like serine/threonine-protein kinase At1g74360, whose amino-acid sequence is MKKKFIISGDQAISWRCFTLFIFSLMISANVVNGDSLETDKEALLNLKAFLEEHNRVNRGIYSEWNVDKSISPCQWQGISCSSSSVVGQQRVIGINLSENNISGEIFHNFSALTNLQHLDLSSNTIGGALPDDLNRCKSLVYLNLSHNILGGNLVFKGLNRLEKLDLSTNRFNGDIKVSFPGICQNLIVANLSTNNFTGEIDSCFDECWNLMHLDLSSNNFSGSLWSGFSRLVGFSVSENSISGVVSGSMFADNCSLHDLDLSENKFHGELPGEISNCRDLVILNVGGNNFTGPIPSELGSISSIEALFLGDNRFSSSIPESLLNLTNLEFLDVSKHSFGGEIQKIFGRFKQVKFLLLHGNAYTGGIDTSGILKLQNISRLDLSNNRFSGSLPVEICQMPSLNFLMLSNNQFTGSIPPEYGNFSQLQTLDLSFNRLSGSIPPELGKLNSLLWLMLANNSLSGEIPSEIGNCTSLLWLNLANNQLSGRIPPELAKIGRSATRTFELNRLRNDTIIAGSGECSAMMRWIPADYPPFSFVYTILTRKSCRSIWDRLLKGYGLFPVCTAGSTVRTLQISGYLQLSGNQFSGSIPSDIGTMQNFSMLHLGFNDFSGELPAQIGQLPLVVLNITRNQFSGLIPAEIGNIKCLQNLDLSYNNFSGIFPTSFSNLTDLTKFNISYNRYISGVVPTTAQFGTFEKDSYLGNPLLDVPDFMDNKTDHLPNHNGTRKRSARFAVLIVAVALTLTALAFVVLSVLVCRQVNSRSEPQRYLLQDTKYRPDLASSSSGSSDTIKVIRLDKTAFTHADILRATSNFSDDRILGKGGFGTVYRGVLPDGREVAVKKLQREGIEGEKEFRAEMEVLSGNGFGWPHPNLVTLYGWCLHGLEKILVYEYMGGGSLEDIISDRIRLTWWKRIDIAVDIARALVFLHHECYPAIVHRDVKASNVLLDKDGRARVTDFGLARIVDIGDSHVSTMVAGTVGYVAPEYGQTWQATTKGDVYSYGVLAMELATGRRAVDGGEECLVEWGKRIMGKGRNVSSRAVIPVMLLGSGLSVGAEEMFELLRIGVRCTAEAPQDRPNMKEVLGMLIRITSNRADFNYGIS